The genomic DNA TAGATGGGGACATGTTAGAAAGTAGGTCAATAACAAGTGTTTCTGCAGGACTTTCGGGTTTATTGCCAGGGGTATCTGTAAATCAATCTTCAGGTATGCCGGGAGCTGATGGAGGTACAATTAGAATTCGTGGTACGGGCACTTTAAACCAAGCTTCTCCTATGGTTTTAATAGATGGTGCTGAGGGGTCTTTGAGTGATGTGCAAGCAAACGACATTGCGAGTATTTCTGTACTGAAAGACGCTGCATCAGCAGCTATTTATGGTTCGAAAGCTGCAAATGGTGTGATTTTAATTACAACTAAATCAGGTAAAACAGGAGAGCCTGTAATTAGTTTTATGAGTGATATAGGATGGCAGTCTCCAACGAGATTACCTGATTATTTAGGATCTTATGATTATGGCTCTCTATACAACGAGGCTTTAGTAAATAGCGGAAAACCACCTAAGTTTAGTGATAACGATTTAGAACTATTTAGAAACGGCACTGATCCGTTTGGTCATCCAAATACAGATTGGCAAAACCTCTTATATAGTGGGTCAGGATTTGTTAACACTAATAATTTAGGTATATCTGGAGGTTCGGAATTTACTAAATATCGTGCTTCTATTAATCATCAAAAACAAAATGGTATAATTAAACATACTGGAAAAGATGAATACAATGTAAGGCTTAATCTAACTGTTACTCCAAAAAAATGGCTTACCACAAATATGAATTTATCATATACACAAATGGATCGTGAATCGCCAAACAATGCGTACGTAGGTGGTGGAGTTGATCAAATAATAAGACAAACAAATAGAATAGCACCTTGGATACCTTATAAAAATGAAGACGGAACCTATGGAACGATCTCAGACGGTAATCCGATTGCATGGCTTGATATGGGGCCGCAAATCAATTATCAACGTAAAACATTTGTGGGGATAGGTTCAGTTCAAGTTGATTTATTTGAAGGTTTCAATGTGAAAGCTTTAGTATCTCATAGAAATGTGGAATCTGACAATTCAGAAATGAATAAAGAGATTCAGTATAATCCATCAAAATACCACGGTCCTACAAAGTTAACAGAAGACCTAAGTACAAGTACCCGAAATACATTTGATTTGACAGCAAACTACAATAAGACGTTCTACGAAAGACATAATTTAGGTGTTTTGGCTGGGTATCATACTGAATCATACAATTATAAGAGAACAACAGCGTATCGTGAAAATTTTCCAAACACAGAACTACCTAATTTAAATGCTGGATCTACCAACGGTATGAAAAACACCGGATATACACGTGAGTTAAATATGGTGTCATGGTTTGGTCGTGTCAATTATGATTATATGGGAAGATATTTGTTTGAAGCAAATGTAAGAGCCGATGCTTCTTCGCGTTTTGCTAAAGATAATAGAGTGGGAGTGTTTCCTTCTTTTTCTGCGGGTTGGCGTATATCTGAAGAATCTTTTTTTGAAGGTTTTAAAAATACGATGAATGATTTGAAAGTTAGGGTTTCATGGGGACAACTAGGTAATCAGGATGCATTAGATGATTACTATCCTACCATTCCAACATTGGGCCTTGGAATAGATTATCCTTTTAATAGTGAAATCAATTCTGGAGCAGCCGTGACAAATGCAAAAAATGCGAGATTAATTTGGGAGAAAACAACGAGTTATGGCTTAGGTATAGATACTCGATTATTTAGAAAAATAGATGTCACTATTGATTTATATAAAAAACTGACTGAAGGTATAATTATGAAGGTGCCTGCTCCCAATGAATTTGCTTTAAATAATTTTTTTGATAATGTTGGGCAATTAGAAAATAAAGGGATTGAAGTAAGTCTTAATTATTCAGATAGATTTGGAGAATTTGATTTCGGATTTGGTGGAAATATAGCCTTTAATAAAAATGAGTTAGTACAATTAGCCGATACAGATCAAGTAATTAATGGGCGTAAAATACGACAATTAGGTGAATCCTTAGATTCTTGGTATGGTTACAAAACAGATGGTTTGTACCAAAGTCAAGAAGATATAGACTCTTATGCAACTAATACTATTTATGGTAATCAAATTCAACCAGGAGATTTACGTTATGTGGATGTTACTGGAGATGGTAAGGTTG from Polaribacter sp. ALD11 includes the following:
- a CDS encoding TonB-dependent receptor, whose translation is MKKQLFVLFFSMLLTSVIAQEKEFTIKGVIIDGAYDQPIPGASIMEKGTKNGVVSDFDGNFKLSVKNKNATIIISYMGYVTVEVAVNNRSQINVSLEGAFTSLDEIIVVGYGTQKKVNLTGSVASVDGDMLESRSITSVSAGLSGLLPGVSVNQSSGMPGADGGTIRIRGTGTLNQASPMVLIDGAEGSLSDVQANDIASISVLKDAASAAIYGSKAANGVILITTKSGKTGEPVISFMSDIGWQSPTRLPDYLGSYDYGSLYNEALVNSGKPPKFSDNDLELFRNGTDPFGHPNTDWQNLLYSGSGFVNTNNLGISGGSEFTKYRASINHQKQNGIIKHTGKDEYNVRLNLTVTPKKWLTTNMNLSYTQMDRESPNNAYVGGGVDQIIRQTNRIAPWIPYKNEDGTYGTISDGNPIAWLDMGPQINYQRKTFVGIGSVQVDLFEGFNVKALVSHRNVESDNSEMNKEIQYNPSKYHGPTKLTEDLSTSTRNTFDLTANYNKTFYERHNLGVLAGYHTESYNYKRTTAYRENFPNTELPNLNAGSTNGMKNTGYTRELNMVSWFGRVNYDYMGRYLFEANVRADASSRFAKDNRVGVFPSFSAGWRISEESFFEGFKNTMNDLKVRVSWGQLGNQDALDDYYPTIPTLGLGIDYPFNSEINSGAAVTNAKNARLIWEKTTSYGLGIDTRLFRKIDVTIDLYKKLTEGIIMKVPAPNEFALNNFFDNVGQLENKGIEVSLNYSDRFGEFDFGFGGNIAFNKNELVQLADTDQVINGRKIRQLGESLDSWYGYKTDGLYQSQEDIDSYATNTIYGNQIQPGDLRYVDVTGDGKVDADDRVLLGNSMPDLIFGFNFSLGYKNFDFLALFQGAAGGYGYMDFDAVGAVNGDGQKPSAIWLDRWTPENTNTSVPRLIAGINGPSMPQNSTTSYWLRSTDYLRMKNLQIGYNIPSEILENWKISRLRVYYSSQNLFTLTSYLKGWDPEAPSGRGSSYPVVATNSIGVNLTF